Below is a genomic region from Ptychodera flava strain L36383 unplaced genomic scaffold, AS_Pfla_20210202 Scaffold_64__1_contigs__length_706160_pilon, whole genome shotgun sequence.
GATATTTCAAGGGTttaaaactttcgaaataagCGATTGCATTCTCTGAGGCAGAATGTGTTTGGCTCATTCTTCAATGCCCTACTTCTTATTATAAAGATTGTCGAGAAATTTTCATCGTCATGTACGTTATGTTTTTGGTCTACGTGTAAACAATCCTTACTAGTGCCTGTCAGGTATATTCTTCGAGTTTCGAACAGCTAAGTATGGTTAATAGTTTAAAACTTTCGTTTTTGATGTATGAATTCCTTTATATTCGTGCTCCGAGGAACTGAATATTTAAGCGGGCGCATGGTCGATAATAATACTTCATACGAAAGTGTGGCACCAAGAGCTTTGATATACCAAGAGACTATTTTCCCTGTATATTTTACTTGGTACAAATGGCTAACTGTTTACTGAGATGTTCCTTTTACTGCTGATAAAAATATGTTATTTAAATGACCCCTGTGTTCAAAATCCACGCTGGTTGCTCGGTTGCTCATCCTATGACGGCTACGAGGGATTTAGTTAAGTTGATGGAAATGGTCAGAAGTCCGCTCGTTCAAACTTGCATTATTCTCCATTCCATCAGCTGAACCAAAATCTCGCATCCACTGCATTTCCTCTGTGGCATCCCACACAGTTTGCAATCATTGTGAATAGTCTAGCTGCTTCTAATTTATTTTACCTCTTCATCAGTACGTTGGTATATGTAAAGTTTCTTTGAGCTGGACCTGTATTGGGCCTAATGTTTTTAATTGACTTAGTAAATTGGCCGAGTCAAGTTTGGgtagatttttgtttttgttttttgttttctccGAGTTAGTTTGCTCCCAGTAAGGTTTCTGACACGTTGTAGAGATCCAATTGGTAACCCCCTACGATAGATTTTGCTTCAACGGGTTCACCTTTGATGTCTACATTTTTTGCACAGTATGGGTGATTTTGATCGAATCACGTACCAAATACTCCTAATGACCAAAAGCCATGACCCCATCCGACTCGGCGCGACGGAAATTGGCAATTAAAGTGATCCAACAAGAAAACCAAATTCACACCAAAAACCAAATTTGTCCCAGTGaaaggccctgtacagaccgtGACACAACCCTGTAAAacaggtctgtgtcagcaaagacgttccattgctgtgacagagGCTGATATACAGGTCTGAGGCCAGTGCAGTGCTGACATAGCCATATATAGTGCTCTAGACACAGTGATGTTACTGGGCCTGATATTTCTGCTTGCCCCATCACTGAATTTACAGGACTGTACATAGCAAGAGGccaatattttttaaatgtgcGATTGTGCCtgtattcatttctgtcatATAAATTGGccgattttctgaaaatatacaccCCTGAAATCTGACAAAGTTCAGACCATGTAACAGGCCATGTAAACAAACTTACACACCTCTGTTTGTACACAAGTATTTCTGTCATATTATCACAGAACTGGATACATTCAGAAATTACACCACTGTAATATCACTTGTTCATACACCTCTGATATCTGGCCAATTTTTACAGGTGCTCTAACAGAGGTTACTTCATCTTGACTGTTAAAGGTACTGATCAGACCCTGTTACAGGCATGCACTGAAATCTGCATGTAGTTTTCTTGCTGTGTTGGCCAAAAATCTGCTATGCCCAGAAGTAGCTTGACCACAAGTCTAATTGGACTGTATTTTTTCGACTCAGTCAAAAAACTAACTCACACTAACCCTATCGTTTAAGTCTTACCTGTTTTACTGGTAAAGGCACACACATTTCCTGATAGAATGCCAATTCACTACTGTTCCCAAGTCGTTTTTCAATGAAGAATGTTTTTACTGACACCGGTAGAAAAaggttgtaaaatattttgatggatTATTGTACGATAGGTTGCAATTGAAGTGGAATGTCATCTAATGCAAATGTGTACGTGatctacaacaaatatgatatgatatgtgaATTTGGAAAGTAGCGTCACATTGATGCTTGGGAGACAGTATATCAAATAATAAAGCTATCTTCTCGTTATCACTGTGATTTTAAATTaactaattttaatatatacGAGTCTGAAAATTTCATTAGTTTTTTTAAGAAACTGCGATTAATATCAGACCAAGGTATATgcattgaaaaatatgaaacttgTCGGTTAAACCGTTCTTGAAGAAAAAGTTGTCTTAGATTTGAATTTACTTTACCGAATTTGCAAGAAGGACTGAATACAAATTGCTATTTGCATTTTTACCGATGTGTACCGGATGAAAAGGTGCGGATTATTCATCCAGTTATTGATGGTTCACAAGCAAGATTTACGCTCTATGAAACGCAGTTACTTTTGGTTTGCACTTAGTTGGATTTTGCCCAGTTCAGGGGTCAGGCCGAGTTGTTTTAGGATAACACGCTTAACAATTAAGGAAATTAGGAATGCACGTGCTATGACAATCAAAAGAAAGCGTACGTTACATAGTCACTTTAATGAAATATGTCTCTCCTTTTTTAATTCACACAGCTCAAAAGTATGTTGGCGTAACCATACTGGTAGCCGTAGTGATGATCACTACACCATATTATTATTCAATGTGGGCAAAACGTTCAGAAAAAAGATTTCGTGTTCACCCGTCCGGTCAAAACGAGCCACATCCAGCTCCCAAGTCATCCAAAACACAAACCGGAGCAGCGACTGAACGCAACAGAGTATCTATTGAAGCCTCACTCAATTCAGAGACAGTTACAAAGGATACATCGTCCAAAAAAGCTGACTCGATTCGAAGTGACTCCAAGACAAATTTACTTATAATTGGACGTATGTCGTCCGCTTCTTCTGCAACCGGCATGCTATTTTCTAAACGAGATGATACTTTCTACGTCGGAGAGCCGGGACACATGCTGTGCAAAACAGTAtttcacaaacacacatacattgaCAGTGCCGATTACCTCGAGGAAATGCAGCCACAGCTCTGCCAGTTTCTAGGAGATATGTTTAGCTGTGATTTTTCCTCGCATGGCTACTATGTGGATCAATTGAATCTAAAAGGAGTTCATCCAGGTCGGAGAAGCTTTGGGAATCTCAATTATCCAATAACTACAGCTGTACTATCGAAATTCTGtcaatcaaaacataatatcATCGCCAAAGTTCTTCGCTTCAGTGACATTACGCCATGCCTGCCCACTTTTCAGAAGTACAatgttaaatttgtgtttttggcTCGAGACCCCAGGGGGCTGATCACCTCTCGACTGCGTCGATGGGGACCAATTTTGGCAAATCTAAATAATGAAGAAAGCGATAAATATTTTCCCGTTGCAAAAATAGTGAAAGAACACTGTGCATGGCTAGACAAGGTGTTTAATTTACTAAAGGATGGTCCGAAGTGGTTTAGGGAGAACTCCATGCTGGTTCGCTTTGATGATAAGTGTCTGTTCCCCGGAACCATCGACCAGGCAATCTATGACTTCGTCGGAATCGCTGCGCCCTCTCCTAGCTCCCCGATTTCCCAAAGCCACAATGAATCAGCAAGAAACTGGCTGATTACCCATAGCTATGAGAGAATGAGAGAATTACAAGATTACTGCCCAGAACATATTTACAATGAATTTGGATGGTTGGTGATCAATAATAAGAAGGAATTTGAGAAGGCGAAGAATTCTTGGTACCGACCAATGCCAAGGGATGAAATCATACCGAGCTATAATCTACCCTAATTTGTCAATGTCTTGTTGAGGATAGCTGTGTCTGCCACCAGAATCATCTCATTTTAGCTCTATATGTTCTGTTAGCTTTGTTTTCACTACGAATTATTACTACTCATAAGGTGGAGTTGCACGTAaccaacacatttttttttcaaagcaatatttctcatcaaagatgaccaGGACCCACCATCCCCTTAtagtatatattttcaaaaagcagtgAACCTGAAATTTAGTAGGGTAGCAACAGTTTACTCAAAGGTCTAAGCGGTTATATGTTTTGTGTAGAAAACCTAAATTTTGGTatcaatgataaataaatttaagtaaaaaacttaATGGCATTTTCTGAAATTGAATGTTTCGCTTGAAAAAGAGTATATATTATAGAATAAATGACTGTCTTTGCATTATCTGTCCTCATTTTACAatggcaggggttgaaagactgcTAATCAAGTACAGTGATAAAAGTGATTGTAAGCAAACCTAAAATATTTCTAATTGATAATGTAATAATctaattgtcaaaaaaaaacattttacccAGGCAGAATGGAGTTAAGTTGCTTTTAAATCTTAAAAtagggagaaaagagaagccaggtgATCGGGTATTTAGCATAAACTTAGATAcatttacacttctttctcacccaacttatgactgcttgacaagcaccaaggtgaacccaacaaatatttcaatctttgtttcacaaattacttaacatttacTGAATCTTTGGCTGAGCGAAATTCCTGTAGGATGCCACCTCAAAATGGACAGCATGATTGACGTCATCTACTCATTGTCTTTATTGCCTTGTATGATATAGCCTGTCgtgtgttttcttttcaatttaattaatgtcacaGATCGTTCACAGCATTAAAGGTGGTAATGATAGTTCCATCACCAATCAGGTTGCATAATCACTTAATTATGAAACGCCAGGAATACTGTCTGACGCTTAGTTTAGTGATTCATTTATAGTCTTAATCAGTTTGTTTCTTATATACGATAGCAAGTAAAAATGTTCgaatgcttcatgaactcttcAGCGTCTTGAGCGTCACTGTCACAGAAATTATAACAACTTTGTATCGATCTGCATTTAGGCAGGTGACCAGTTGCCGTACATTGTCAGTTCGAATCAATCTGATCGAGAATTAACTGAGTTTTTATCAATAATTATATGTTCTTAGAATGCATATCACATTACTTTAAGCGTAAGCCAAAATTACGTGCAAGTTACATGATTtgcaaattaattaaaacaaaggaaaataatcaGCAGACTAGACGATTGGTCACGATATCCGAGTGTTGAATTGTAAAGTTGGCAGTGTTACTGTTATAAAAATAAGCCACAAACCTCAATTTCACATGTGTGTTCGTCTTCAGTTACACATATATAAACATCCTGTAGTACTTGCGATGTCTGATGAGGACCAGAGTACATACCACTACTGTTTACAACAAACATGTTGATTTTAGCGCCTTGTTTTCTGCAATTTCATCCCTGATTGTCTTCAGATGAATCTGCtacacaaacattttttaatatttttttaatattgaaGCAATGTCCCCCATATCTCGGATAACATAAATagatatagatacatacaaGAGATAGAATGATACATATATAGACAgatatattagatagatagatagatagatagatagatagatagatagatagatagatagatagatagatagatagatagatagatgcatacatacatacatacatacatacatacatacatacatacatacatacatacatacatacatacatacatacatacatacatacatacatacatacatacatacatacatacatacatacatacatacatacatacatacatacatacatacatacatacatacatacatacatacatacatacatacatacatacatacatacatacatacatacatacatacatacatacatacctatgttctaattagggatatatatctagaTTAACTCAACCAAAgtagatgaaacttgctacgtacattgaagatactatgatagaacaatattcaaagtccgatttgcatatttaatgaatttctctaATTGGGACATTTATCTGAATTTACtggaccaaaatgacaaaacgtGCTATGGACATTGAAGATAATGTGatctaacattattgaaagtcctTAAATTTTTTTACGTCAGCaatttcctaatttgcatattaaatgaaattttaaagttgacaaaacttgcaaagTACACTGAAGACACTATGATTACATTATTCAAAGTCAATTAGCgattatttaatgaactttcctaattaatgAAACATGCAATGTATGTTGGTGATACCTATgcactgcaagatccgaggtgcaaacTCTTGCGACGTATCGAAGTGTTGCCAGTGTAGCGAAGGCTAGGAAAAGAATCATACACGACCGTGGGGCCGCATTGAAGTGACTTCCGCAAGTTCTGCCCGGGGATTCCTCATAAAGCCTCCGGTCACCGCGCTGACCGGGCGTTTGCGACAAATAGGTccgctttacacaggcatatcCTTCCATGGCAAGCAATCAAGTACGTCATACTtggctttattttgacaatacatcaaagaaacataatgtacacattttacagaatgcttGATTCAATATAAACCAATACTTCTAAACTGTTTAGCTTTCAATTGTAGTGTTAATTTAACTTCGCTACACTTTgctacacttgttctcatttgcatagaaCTTTACACCTTCTAAAGTTGTATAGATGGTGATACCAAGTATaacaatattggaagtcatttcgcatttccGTGTCAGGTTATTTAGaatttgcatatctgatgaTGATGTGATGAAAATCGTTCATGATGTTAATCATGAACACtttaaatgaagttgcaaagatgtggcaaaagtttaaatgtacataaaactgtaatatataatgaaacacgtcaGCAGTTTCAATTCATATCTGGTTAGTTTGGTATAGCACGGGATATGCAGATTGTAGGCGACGgattacttttcatttttacCTTTAAACAAAGGTGCGTTGATATCGGTAGCCAGCTATGGTCAAGTGACCTGGCAAATGCTTCAaagcttattattattattattaaactttattGTCCCTAAAAATGGGAAACTTGTCTTGCAATGGCACAGACAAACACCATTAAAAATACAGTGATAAAAGGGATAATacacatcaaaattaaaaaaaaaatcttgttacAATAAGTGTTGAACAGTGGACTTAAGACATTCTCTGATTGAGAAGTCGGATGGCAGAGGGAACATAGCTAAGTC
It encodes:
- the LOC139128681 gene encoding carbohydrate sulfotransferase 1-like, which encodes MAAQKYVGVTILVAVVMITTPYYYSMWAKRSEKRFRVHPSGQNEPHPAPKSSKTQTGAATERNRVSIEASLNSETVTKDTSSKKADSIRSDSKTNLLIIGRMSSASSATGMLFSKRDDTFYVGEPGHMLCKTVFHKHTYIDSADYLEEMQPQLCQFLGDMFSCDFSSHGYYVDQLNLKGVHPGRRSFGNLNYPITTAVLSKFCQSKHNIIAKVLRFSDITPCLPTFQKYNVKFVFLARDPRGLITSRLRRWGPILANLNNEESDKYFPVAKIVKEHCAWLDKVFNLLKDGPKWFRENSMLVRFDDKCLFPGTIDQAIYDFVGIAAPSPSSPISQSHNESARNWLITHSYERMRELQDYCPEHIYNEFGWLVINNKKEFEKAKNSWYRPMPRDEIIPSYNLP